The genomic DNA TGATTTTTACGGCATCTGTCAAACCCGCCTTGGCCAAGGCGGGTTCCACGTACTTCAGCAATTCAGCATCGTGCGCGCGGTTCCGGTCAAGCCAGAAGATGGTCTCAAACCCTGTCGCCTGCATCCGGTCAATCGCAAGCTGGATCCAGTTTTCAATCGGTGCGCGACGTGCCGAGGCCATGCGCCAGATATCGCCCGCCTCAACCGCATGTGTGTGCAGCACGTCACCATTGCCTGCAATCACACGCATGGTGCCGTCCTGCGGAATTTCGAAAGTCGTGGGGTGAGAGCCGTATTCCTCGGCCTTCTGCGCCATCAGACCGACGTTTTGCACAGTGCCTGCCGTTACCGGATCAAGCGCGCCGTTCTCTTTGCAGAAGTTCACGGATGCCTCATAGACTGGCGCATAAGAGCTATCGGGGATCACACAGTTTGTGTCGGCCTCTGCGCCGTCAGGGCCCCAGCCCTTGCCGCCTGCGCGGATCACCGCAGGCATTGACGCGTCAATAATTACGTCAGAGGGCACATGCAGGTTTGTGATGCCGCGGTCAGAGTTCACCATGTAAAGCGGCGGGCGTTCGGCCAGTACCGCGTCGATTTCGGCCTTGATCTCGGCGCCGTTCGGCATTTGCGCGATTGCATTGAACATCGTGCCAAAGCCCGCATTCGGGCCCACGCCCGCAGCGGCAAAAGCATCGGCATGGCGGTCAAAGACGGGCTGCAAATAGGCGACAACCGCATGGCCAAACAGGATCGGGTCAGAGACCTTCATCATCGTGGCTTTCAGGTGCAATGAGAACAGCGTGCCATCAGCCAGCGTCTTTTCGATCTGCGCGTGATAGAACGCCTTGAGCGCCTTCGCTGACATGAACGTCGCGTCGACAATCGTGCCTGCCGGCATTTTGATGCCGTCTTTCAATGTCGTGACAGTACCATCGGCGGCAGTGTGTTCGATTTTGAGCGGGCCTTCGGCCTGCGCATCGGTCAAGGTGACCGAGGTCTCGTTCGAATAGAAATCATTGGCGGCCATGGTAGACACACAGGTTTTGCTGTCCTTTGACCACGCGCCCATGCGGTGCGGGTTGGCGCGGGCGTATGCCTTTACTGATGACGGCGCACGGCGATCCGAGTTGCCTTCACGCAGGACGGGGTTCACGGCCGAGCCTTTGACGGCGTCATAGCGCTTGCGCGCCTCGACCTCATCGGGGGTCTGCGGGTTTTCGGGGTAATCGGGGATGTCATAGCCTTGGCCCTGCAATTCCTTCACCGCTGCCACAAGCTGTGGGACAGAGGCCGACACGTTGGGCAGTTTGATCACATTGGCGCTTGCGTCTTTCACAACCTCGCCCAGCAAGGCCAGATCGTCCGGCACTTTTTGCGCGTCGGTCAACCGCTCGGGGAATGACGCCAGAATGCGGCCTGCAAGCGAGATATCCTTGGTGCCGATGGTGATATCCGCTTCGCCCAGAAACCTGCGCAGGATCGGCAGCAAAGACGCGGACGCCAGTTGCGGCGCTTCATCGGTTTTCGTGTAAATGATATCGGGAAGGGTCTGGTCTGACATGCGCATATCCTCGTGGTTTGGTCGTGTTGCATAGGCAGGCGGCCTACATGAAAAGAACCGCACGCGTTTGATTCACATCACTAGTGGAACAGACTTCGAAAGGGAATGCATTTTGGTGTACTGTTGTACACAAAGTGAATTATGACCCGACAAACAAGGGAAAACTGACCCCTAGTGCCCATGCGAGCACCAATCCAAGTGCTGTTCCGGATGTTGCGGCTCCCGACCGGCGTGCGACTTGACGCCCCATCGTGCCGAAGACTGCGTAGAAAAGCACAAGTACCGGCGCGATCATGATCAGAAAGAACAGCCCCTCGAAGTCCAACGCGACAGCGATGCCGAGTGATATGAGGAAGGCAAGGCGGACCAGCAGCCTGCGCCAGAACGCTGATTGTGCGCTCAAGACCATATCAGCGAGCATATAGGGCACGGCGCCAAGGGCGAGGACGCCCATAATCCAGATCCGCTGGGGCGTGGGCAGGAAATTTGCGGCATAACGATCCAGCAAGAAACCGAAAAGCGCGCACCACAGCAACAGAAGCGCTAGAGCGCTCCAACCGAAAGGCCCGATCGGATGCCGCCAATGCCAAAGCAGGGCAAGCTGTATTCCCCCAAAGATCAACAGGTGCAGGCCAAGGTAATCGGCCACAAGGACCGGCAAAAAACTGGGTGAAAGCGGTACGGCGATGAGGGGCGTAAGCACCATGGGGGCCAGCAACAAAACCGCCAAATGCTTGCGATCCATCTCTGACACCGCAATCTGTTGCTGCGGCAGGCGCTTGGCAATCGGCCCGAACAACAGGACAATTCCGATCAAAAGCCCCAAAATCGCTGTCCCGGTTGGCAAGATCATGGGCCGTGATTGCCTCCCATAGAAGCCGTCAAGCCACGCGACCGCTTCGGCCCGCCCCGCGCGGCTATGCAGGACCGAGACATGTTCGCTGAACGGCGCAATGACAGCGCGGCGGCGCAGATCACCGGCGGTGACGGTCTCTCCTGTGGTGGCTGCCGGATCAACCATCTGCACGGCCTCTTGCGCAAAGTCGCGCAGGCCTGGCTCCCAGCTTCCGGTGATCAAGAGCAGATCGGGCGGGGTGTTGGCATCAATCACCTGCGAAAACGCCGAAACCAGAACCAGAGGGCCAATATCATCACGCTCTTGCGCAACACGGGCGAGGATATCGGTCGCCATGGAATGCCCCAAGAGCGCAACTGGCACACCGCCCGCATCAATGCTGTCGATGACTGCGCTTGTTTGCGCTACCAACAAACGGGTCGTGCCATCCAACGCGTTCACATCGCCCGACATCGGTTGTTTGTGTCGCCCATGCCCGAGGAATTCAAAGGCG from Yoonia rosea includes the following:
- a CDS encoding NADP-dependent isocitrate dehydrogenase codes for the protein MSDQTLPDIIYTKTDEAPQLASASLLPILRRFLGEADITIGTKDISLAGRILASFPERLTDAQKVPDDLALLGEVVKDASANVIKLPNVSASVPQLVAAVKELQGQGYDIPDYPENPQTPDEVEARKRYDAVKGSAVNPVLREGNSDRRAPSSVKAYARANPHRMGAWSKDSKTCVSTMAANDFYSNETSVTLTDAQAEGPLKIEHTAADGTVTTLKDGIKMPAGTIVDATFMSAKALKAFYHAQIEKTLADGTLFSLHLKATMMKVSDPILFGHAVVAYLQPVFDRHADAFAAAGVGPNAGFGTMFNAIAQMPNGAEIKAEIDAVLAERPPLYMVNSDRGITNLHVPSDVIIDASMPAVIRAGGKGWGPDGAEADTNCVIPDSSYAPVYEASVNFCKENGALDPVTAGTVQNVGLMAQKAEEYGSHPTTFEIPQDGTMRVIAGNGDVLHTHAVEAGDIWRMASARRAPIENWIQLAIDRMQATGFETIFWLDRNRAHDAELLKYVEPALAKAGLTDAVKIMAPREATSRSFELIYQGKDTIAVTGNVLRDYLTDLFPILEVGTSAKMLSVVKLMQGGGLFETGAGGSAPKHVEQLVNENHLRWDSLGEFCALGESLRFLGNAQNKAAANVLGNAVDAATEKLLSEGHSPQRKAGQPDNRHSHYWFARYWAEALAAQTTDAALAAKIAPLAAELAQNETAILSELSQGQGHAVDLGGYYNTSDALAAAAMRPSATLNALID
- a CDS encoding alpha/beta hydrolase, translated to MKAVLALIAVVLSLFVLETARQGVSITHFAVGETPATRYARAGADGPSVVVAHGFAGSQQMMQGYALPLAQAGYQVYAFEFLGHGRHKQPMSGDVNALDGTTRLLVAQTSAVIDSIDAGGVPVALLGHSMATDILARVAQERDDIGPLVLVSAFSQVIDANTPPDLLLITGSWEPGLRDFAQEAVQMVDPAATTGETVTAGDLRRRAVIAPFSEHVSVLHSRAGRAEAVAWLDGFYGRQSRPMILPTGTAILGLLIGIVLLFGPIAKRLPQQQIAVSEMDRKHLAVLLLAPMVLTPLIAVPLSPSFLPVLVADYLGLHLLIFGGIQLALLWHWRHPIGPFGWSALALLLLWCALFGFLLDRYAANFLPTPQRIWIMGVLALGAVPYMLADMVLSAQSAFWRRLLVRLAFLISLGIAVALDFEGLFFLIMIAPVLVLFYAVFGTMGRQVARRSGAATSGTALGLVLAWALGVSFPLFVGS